A region of Rhizorhabdus wittichii RW1 DNA encodes the following proteins:
- a CDS encoding protein of unknown function DUF185 (PFAM: protein of unknown function DUF185) — protein sequence METAAELADALVRVIQANGPIPVADYMEAANGLYYAAHDPFGVKGDFITSPEISQMFGELIGIWIADLWTRSRALGAYYVELGPGRGTLAADALRAMGALRRHPEVHFVETSPVLRRLQKERVPDAVWHEGIETLPTDAPLIIVANEFFDALPYRQYIKTYSGWRERVVTHDADGFRPVPGDAPAEDVVPEHLHDAVAGSIYETSPAGLAVARALAARIVKQGGALLAIDYGHENYAAGDTLQALNAHAYADVFSNPGANDITAHVDFTALGEAGRLGGARIEGPVSQSYFLATLGIAARAAALSRHHPDRTEEIGAAYHRLTSEEEMGTLFRAIAMVSPKWPKPAGFEVG from the coding sequence ATGGAGACAGCCGCGGAACTGGCGGACGCGCTGGTTCGAGTGATCCAGGCCAATGGGCCGATCCCGGTCGCCGACTATATGGAGGCGGCCAACGGCCTCTATTATGCCGCGCACGACCCGTTCGGCGTGAAAGGCGATTTCATCACCTCGCCCGAGATCAGCCAGATGTTCGGCGAGCTGATCGGCATCTGGATCGCCGATCTCTGGACCCGCTCGCGCGCGCTCGGCGCCTATTATGTCGAACTGGGGCCGGGGCGGGGGACGCTCGCCGCCGACGCGCTGCGGGCGATGGGGGCGCTGCGCCGCCATCCGGAGGTGCATTTCGTCGAGACCAGCCCGGTGCTGCGACGGCTCCAGAAGGAGAGGGTGCCCGACGCCGTCTGGCACGAGGGGATCGAGACGCTGCCGACCGACGCGCCACTGATCATCGTCGCCAACGAATTCTTCGACGCGCTGCCCTATCGCCAATATATCAAGACCTATAGCGGCTGGCGCGAGCGGGTCGTCACCCATGACGCCGACGGCTTCCGCCCGGTGCCGGGCGATGCCCCGGCCGAGGATGTCGTCCCCGAGCATCTCCACGACGCGGTCGCGGGCAGCATCTACGAGACCTCCCCGGCGGGTCTCGCCGTCGCCCGCGCGCTGGCGGCGCGGATCGTCAAGCAGGGCGGGGCATTGCTCGCGATCGACTATGGGCATGAGAATTATGCGGCGGGCGACACGCTGCAGGCGCTCAACGCCCATGCCTATGCCGACGTGTTCAGCAATCCCGGCGCCAACGACATCACCGCCCATGTCGACTTCACCGCGCTGGGCGAGGCCGGCCGGTTGGGCGGCGCGCGGATCGAGGGGCCGGTGTCGCAGAGTTATTTCCTGGCGACGCTCGGCATCGCCGCCCGTGCCGCGGCGCTATCCCGCCACCATCCCGATCGCACCGAGGAGATCGGCGCCGCCTATCACCGGCTGACGTCGGAGGAGGAGATGGGCACCCTGTTCCGCGCCATCGCGATGGTCAGCCCGAAATGGCCGAAGCCCGCCGGGTTCGAGGTCGGCTGA
- a CDS encoding Transketolase, central region (PFAM: biotin/lipoyl attachment domain-containing protein; Transketolase, central region; Transketolase domain protein) yields the protein MAVDLKMPALSPTMEEGTLAKWLVKEGDTVKSGDILAEIETDKATMEFEAVDEGTIAEITVPAGTEGVKVGTVIARIAGEDEDAAPAPKAAAEPKAEAPKAEAPAPESPTPHKMESGARDLVAAVADTRDDPEVPAGTELVKTTVREALRDAMAEEMRRDGDVFVMGEEVAQYQGAYKVTQGLLDEFGDRRVIDTPITEYGFAGIGTGAAMGGLKPIVEFMTFNFAMQAIDHIINSAAKTNYMSGGQMRCPVVFRGPNGAAARVAAQHSQNYAPWYASVPGLIVISPYSAADAKGLLKAAIRCPDPVVFLENELLYGQSFEVPKLDDYVLPIGKARICRTGSDVTIVSYSIGVGVALEAAKQLEGEGIDAEVIDLRTLRPLDKATVLESLRKTNRMVVVEEGWPVCSIASEIITIAMEEGFDDLDAPVRRVTNQDVPMPYAANLEKAALLKVSDVVAAAKAVTYKG from the coding sequence ATGGCTGTCGATCTGAAGATGCCCGCGCTTTCCCCGACGATGGAGGAAGGCACGCTCGCCAAGTGGCTCGTCAAGGAAGGCGACACGGTCAAGTCCGGCGACATCCTCGCCGAGATCGAGACCGACAAGGCGACGATGGAGTTCGAGGCTGTCGACGAGGGCACGATCGCCGAGATCACCGTTCCCGCCGGCACCGAAGGGGTGAAGGTCGGCACCGTGATCGCCCGGATCGCCGGCGAGGACGAGGACGCCGCTCCGGCGCCGAAGGCCGCCGCCGAGCCGAAGGCGGAAGCCCCGAAGGCCGAGGCTCCCGCCCCCGAGAGCCCGACCCCGCACAAGATGGAAAGCGGCGCGCGCGACCTGGTCGCGGCGGTCGCCGACACCCGCGACGATCCCGAGGTGCCCGCCGGAACCGAACTGGTGAAGACCACGGTCCGCGAGGCGCTGCGCGACGCGATGGCGGAGGAGATGCGCCGCGACGGCGACGTCTTCGTGATGGGCGAGGAAGTCGCGCAGTACCAGGGCGCCTACAAGGTGACCCAGGGCCTGCTCGACGAGTTCGGCGACCGGCGCGTGATCGACACGCCGATCACCGAATATGGCTTCGCCGGCATCGGCACCGGCGCCGCGATGGGCGGCCTCAAGCCGATCGTCGAGTTCATGACGTTCAACTTCGCCATGCAGGCGATCGACCACATCATCAACTCGGCCGCCAAGACCAACTATATGTCGGGCGGCCAGATGCGTTGTCCGGTCGTGTTCCGCGGCCCCAACGGCGCCGCCGCCCGCGTCGCCGCGCAGCACAGCCAGAACTATGCGCCCTGGTACGCCAGCGTGCCCGGCCTGATCGTCATCTCGCCCTATTCGGCGGCCGACGCCAAGGGCCTGCTGAAGGCAGCGATCCGCTGCCCCGATCCGGTCGTGTTCCTGGAGAACGAGCTGCTCTACGGCCAGAGCTTCGAGGTGCCGAAGCTCGACGACTATGTCCTGCCGATCGGCAAGGCGCGCATCTGCCGTACCGGTTCCGACGTGACGATCGTCAGCTATTCGATCGGCGTCGGCGTCGCGCTGGAGGCGGCCAAGCAACTCGAGGGCGAGGGGATCGACGCCGAGGTGATCGACCTGCGCACGCTGCGCCCGCTCGACAAGGCGACGGTGCTCGAAAGCCTCCGCAAGACGAACCGCATGGTCGTCGTCGAGGAAGGCTGGCCGGTCTGCTCGATCGCGTCGGAGATCATCACGATCGCCATGGAGGAGGGCTTCGACGACCTCGACGCCCCGGTCCGCCGCGTCACCAACCAGGACGTGCCGATGCCCTATGCCGCCAATCTCGAAAAGGCGGCGCTGCTCAAGGTGTCCGACGTGGTCGCGGCCGCCAAGGCGGTGACCTACAAGGGCTAG
- a CDS encoding Uracil-DNA glycosylase superfamily (PFAM: Uracil-DNA glycosylase superfamily), with amino-acid sequence MEPIAEPPADCALCPRLAAYRATQRIENPSWFNAPVPTFGDSGARLVIVGLAPGLKGANRTGRAFTGDGSGTMLFDVLADHGLARGGYGHDADDGLRLDGTVIVNAVRCVPPANRPTPAEVRACRPFLAGPLNGAPAPRVIVALGRIAHDATLAALGETPARFRFAHGAEHRPEGSILIDSYHCSRYNQNTGRLTYKMLWSIFEKAIRYASESPFQSPENIGNSAPKARERT; translated from the coding sequence ATGGAGCCGATCGCCGAACCGCCCGCCGACTGCGCCCTGTGCCCCCGGCTGGCCGCCTATCGGGCGACGCAGCGGATCGAAAATCCGAGCTGGTTCAATGCGCCGGTGCCGACCTTCGGGGATTCCGGCGCCCGGCTCGTCATCGTCGGGCTCGCACCGGGACTGAAGGGCGCGAACCGCACCGGACGCGCCTTCACCGGCGATGGATCGGGCACGATGCTGTTCGACGTGCTGGCCGATCACGGCCTGGCGCGGGGCGGCTATGGCCATGATGCCGACGACGGTCTCCGCCTCGACGGCACGGTCATCGTCAATGCGGTGCGCTGCGTGCCCCCCGCCAACCGGCCGACCCCGGCCGAGGTCCGTGCCTGCCGCCCCTTCCTGGCCGGTCCGCTGAACGGCGCCCCGGCGCCGCGGGTGATCGTCGCGCTCGGCCGCATCGCCCATGACGCGACCCTGGCCGCGCTCGGCGAGACGCCCGCCCGCTTTCGTTTCGCCCATGGCGCCGAACACCGGCCGGAAGGGTCGATCCTGATCGACAGCTACCACTGCTCGCGGTACAATCAGAATACCGGACGACTTACCTACAAGATGTTGTGGTCGATCTTCGAGAAGGCCATTCGTTACGCGTCCGAATCACCTTTCCAATCACCAGAAAATATCGGTAATTCAGCGCCCAAAGCGCGCGAAAGGACTTGA
- a CDS encoding putative signal transduction protein with EFhand domain: MWRYLAGAAGGLLLAGGGVMLWQGQGKGPQLAAAPLQAAEPAPLVEPPAATEKTREEKRFARYDKDRDGKVSREEFLASRRKAYAKLDSNGDGRLSFEEWSAKTTDRFAKADADKSATLTAEEFATTRIARKTTRPAPCVPESEG; encoded by the coding sequence ATGTGGCGATATCTGGCGGGTGCGGCCGGCGGGCTGTTGCTGGCGGGCGGCGGCGTGATGCTGTGGCAGGGACAGGGCAAGGGCCCGCAGCTCGCCGCCGCCCCGCTCCAGGCCGCCGAGCCCGCGCCGCTCGTCGAGCCGCCCGCCGCGACCGAGAAGACCCGCGAGGAGAAGCGCTTCGCCCGCTACGACAAGGACAGGGACGGCAAGGTCAGCCGCGAGGAATTCCTCGCCAGCCGGCGCAAGGCCTATGCCAAGCTCGACAGCAACGGCGACGGCCGGCTGAGCTTCGAGGAATGGTCGGCCAAGACCACCGACCGCTTCGCCAAGGCCGACGCCGACAAATCGGCGACGCTGACCGCCGAGGAGTTCGCCACCACCCGCATCGCCCGCAAGACGACCCGTCCGGCGCCGTGCGTGCCGGAAAGCGAGGGCTGA
- a CDS encoding addiction module antitoxin, RelB/DinJ family (TIGRFAM: addiction module antitoxin, RelB/DinJ family~PFAM: RelB antitoxin) has product MAGRTSMLHVRVDEELKARASQTLADVGLSVSDAVRILLARVAKEGGLPAGLTVDPETHDAWFRAKVREALDDGGPTRPQARVMDEARALVVGKRRGKPDA; this is encoded by the coding sequence ATGGCTGGCCGCACGTCCATGCTGCATGTCAGGGTCGATGAGGAACTGAAGGCGCGCGCATCCCAAACGCTCGCCGATGTTGGGCTGAGCGTGTCCGATGCGGTGAGGATATTGCTCGCACGGGTCGCCAAGGAGGGCGGGCTGCCGGCCGGCCTGACCGTCGATCCCGAGACGCATGATGCCTGGTTCCGGGCAAAGGTGCGGGAGGCGCTGGACGACGGCGGCCCAACCCGTCCGCAAGCGAGGGTCATGGACGAAGCGCGCGCGCTCGTGGTGGGAAAGCGGCGTGGCAAGCCCGACGCTTGA
- a CDS encoding protein of unknown function DUF497 (PFAM: protein of unknown function DUF497), translating to MDIEFDSAKDEANIAKHGISLARAAEIDLLAYVADDRFNEPRFRLYGLIDDEAYCVAGTDRDGKVRVISLRRAHAKEMRRYVP from the coding sequence ATGGATATCGAGTTCGACTCCGCCAAGGATGAAGCGAACATCGCCAAGCATGGCATCTCGCTCGCCCGCGCCGCCGAAATCGACCTCCTCGCCTATGTCGCCGACGACCGTTTCAACGAGCCGCGCTTCCGGCTTTACGGCCTGATCGACGACGAGGCCTATTGCGTTGCAGGCACCGATCGCGACGGCAAGGTCCGCGTGATCAGCCTGCGTCGCGCCCATGCGAAGGAGATGCGTCGCTATGTCCCCTAA
- a CDS encoding Septum formation initiator (PFAM: Septum formation initiator) produces the protein MNRVPLFQIARSAALPAVAILIIGYFASAALIGPNGLLALGGYRTQLQAKSDELHRTEAVRDRLRHHAKLLDPSRVDPDFGEELVRRSTGQVRPDEIIIPRD, from the coding sequence ATGAATCGCGTCCCCCTTTTCCAGATTGCCCGCAGCGCTGCGCTGCCCGCGGTCGCGATTCTGATCATCGGCTATTTCGCCAGCGCGGCGCTGATCGGCCCCAACGGCCTGCTCGCGCTCGGCGGCTATCGCACCCAGCTCCAGGCCAAGTCCGACGAGCTGCATCGCACCGAGGCGGTGCGCGACCGGCTGCGCCACCACGCCAAGCTGCTCGACCCCAGCCGCGTCGATCCCGATTTCGGGGAGGAGCTGGTGCGCCGCTCGACCGGCCAGGTGCGGCCGGACGAGATCATCATTCCGCGGGACTGA
- a CDS encoding putative anti-sigma regulatory factor, serine/threonine protein kinase (PFAM: ATP-binding region, ATPase domain protein domain protein): MSARDSNSASVTIRCIGDGIVRESVDAVHGFCAAAGLDGDAAARLAIIVEELVANLVEHGGAGAADAIELSLTRADGGPVALVLSDDGAAFDPREAPDDAAIPDRGGGAGLNLVRAWATILDYRSEGGRNRMELSIPVG; this comes from the coding sequence ATGAGCGCCCGCGACTCGAATTCCGCGTCGGTTACAATCCGTTGCATTGGCGACGGCATCGTCCGCGAGAGCGTCGACGCGGTCCACGGCTTCTGCGCGGCGGCCGGGCTGGACGGCGACGCCGCCGCGCGGCTGGCGATCATCGTCGAGGAACTGGTCGCCAATCTCGTCGAGCATGGCGGCGCGGGCGCGGCGGACGCGATCGAGCTGAGCCTGACGCGCGCGGACGGCGGGCCGGTGGCGCTGGTGCTGAGCGACGACGGCGCCGCTTTCGACCCGCGCGAGGCGCCGGACGACGCGGCGATCCCCGATCGCGGCGGCGGCGCCGGGCTCAACCTGGTCCGCGCCTGGGCGACCATCCTCGACTATCGCAGCGAGGGCGGCCGCAACCGGATGGAGCTGTCGATCCCGGTCGGTTGA
- a CDS encoding response regulator receiver protein (PFAM: response regulator receiver), whose amino-acid sequence MGTMLMEQKGPRSAASSATGQAGDPFLGRLLYVEDNAQIAEITCLMLEDSGLAIVQAGSAEEALKLVDADEAPFDIVLTDVVMPGLSGVQLARRLNQRWPNLPIVLVSGFSEELTLGYGAQYELLRKPFTRGALLDCLQRHLDGSIYQHA is encoded by the coding sequence TTGGGGACTATGCTCATGGAACAGAAAGGCCCGCGTTCCGCAGCGTCATCCGCGACCGGGCAGGCCGGCGATCCCTTTCTGGGCCGGCTCCTCTATGTCGAGGACAATGCCCAGATCGCCGAGATCACCTGCCTGATGCTCGAGGATTCGGGGCTCGCCATCGTCCAGGCCGGTTCGGCCGAGGAGGCGTTGAAGCTGGTCGACGCGGACGAGGCCCCGTTCGACATCGTCCTGACCGACGTGGTCATGCCGGGACTGAGCGGGGTGCAGCTCGCCCGCCGGCTCAACCAGCGCTGGCCGAACCTGCCGATCGTGCTGGTCAGCGGCTTCAGCGAGGAGCTGACGCTGGGCTATGGCGCGCAATATGAACTCCTCCGCAAGCCCTTCACCCGCGGCGCCCTGCTCGACTGCCTGCAGCGCCATCTCGACGGCAGCATCTATCAGCACGCCTGA
- a CDS encoding prolipoprotein diacylglyceryl transferase (PFAM: prolipoprotein diacylglyceryl transferase), which produces MQQAVIANAAQAIHWADLGLNPIALDLGFLQIHWYSLAYISGILLGWYYLTRLIAQPGAPMARRHADDLVFYATLGILIGGRLAYVFFYQPDILLHPLDVLKLWQGGMSFHGGALGVAAGIFYMARRNGLSWLRIHDYVACCAPFGLFFGRIANFVNGELWGRPTDVSWAMIFPGAPDGLPRHPSQLYEAGLEGIVLGLVLSFFFWRTDARNQPGKLVGIFLLGYGLSRFVVEYFREPDAQLGTLSWGLTMGQTLTVPMLIGGLYLIATASKRTPINAD; this is translated from the coding sequence TTGCAACAAGCCGTCATCGCCAACGCCGCCCAGGCGATCCACTGGGCCGATCTCGGCCTGAACCCGATCGCGCTCGACCTCGGCTTCCTGCAGATCCACTGGTATTCGCTGGCCTATATCTCCGGCATCCTGCTCGGCTGGTATTATCTCACCCGGCTGATCGCGCAGCCGGGCGCGCCGATGGCGCGGCGCCACGCCGACGATCTCGTCTTCTACGCGACGCTCGGCATCCTGATCGGCGGGCGGCTCGCCTATGTCTTCTTCTATCAGCCCGACATCCTCCTCCACCCGCTCGACGTGCTCAAGCTGTGGCAGGGGGGCATGTCGTTCCATGGCGGCGCGCTCGGCGTCGCGGCCGGCATCTTCTACATGGCGCGCCGCAACGGGCTGAGCTGGCTGCGCATCCACGACTATGTCGCCTGCTGCGCGCCGTTCGGGCTGTTTTTCGGCCGCATCGCCAATTTCGTGAACGGCGAGCTGTGGGGCCGGCCGACCGACGTTTCCTGGGCGATGATCTTCCCCGGCGCGCCCGACGGCCTGCCGCGCCACCCGAGCCAGCTCTACGAAGCCGGCCTCGAAGGGATCGTGCTCGGCCTCGTCCTGTCCTTCTTCTTCTGGCGCACCGACGCCCGCAACCAGCCGGGCAAGCTGGTCGGCATCTTCCTGCTCGGCTATGGGCTGAGCCGCTTCGTCGTCGAATATTTCCGCGAGCCCGACGCGCAGCTCGGCACGCTGAGCTGGGGGCTGACGATGGGGCAGACGCTGACCGTGCCGATGCTGATCGGCGGCCTCTACCTGATCGCCACCGCCTCGAAGCGGACCCCGATCAACGCCGATTGA
- a CDS encoding 2-amino-4-hydroxy-6-hydroxymethyldihydropteridine pyrophosphokinase (TIGRFAM: 2-amino-4-hydroxy-6-hydroxymethyldihydropteridine pyrophosphokinase~PFAM: 7,8-dihydro-6-hydroxymethylpterin-pyrophosphokinase, HPPK): MQPYRYAIGIGSNRRHGRHGAPAAVVRAAIAAIDADDIAVVARSPIIATPALGPAGRSFANAAVIVETRLDPPALLARLKGLEAAFGRRRGRRWGARVLDLDILLWSDGRWSQRRGRRLTIPHREVQRRDFVLRPLLAIAPGWPVGEGRRTVRHARARLLRGAG, encoded by the coding sequence ATGCAGCCCTATCGTTACGCGATCGGCATCGGGTCGAACCGCCGCCATGGCCGCCATGGCGCTCCGGCCGCCGTGGTGCGGGCGGCGATCGCGGCGATCGATGCGGACGACATCGCGGTCGTGGCGCGCTCCCCGATCATCGCGACCCCGGCGCTGGGGCCGGCGGGGCGAAGCTTCGCCAATGCGGCGGTGATCGTCGAGACCCGGCTCGATCCGCCCGCGCTGCTCGCCCGGCTCAAGGGGCTTGAGGCGGCGTTCGGGCGGCGGCGGGGACGGCGCTGGGGCGCCCGCGTGCTCGATCTCGACATATTGCTGTGGTCGGACGGACGCTGGTCGCAGCGCCGCGGGCGGCGGCTGACGATCCCGCATCGCGAGGTGCAGCGGCGCGATTTCGTCCTCCGTCCGCTGCTGGCGATCGCGCCCGGCTGGCCGGTAGGTGAGGGCCGCCGGACGGTCCGCCACGCCCGTGCAAGGCTTCTCCGCGGGGCGGGTTGA
- a CDS encoding Pyruvate dehydrogenase (acetyl-transferring) (PFAM: dehydrogenase, E1 component), with translation MAKPAQPRAAAKKAAPRKPASPRAKAAAPKPAAAAATTAPPISNRERPAEPQRYKASKEEMLEFYRQMLLIRRFEEKAGQLYGLGLIGGFCHLYIGQEAVAVGLQSALEVGKDSVITGYRDHGHMLAYGIDPKLIMAELTGRAAGISRGKGGSMHMFSVDHRFYGGHGIVGAQVSLGTGLAFKHKYAGDGGVAMAYFGDGASNQGQVYESFNMAELWKLPIIFVIENNQYAMGTSVNRSSAEDQLYRRGESFRIPGIQVDGMDVLAVRGAAEEAVAWVRAGKGPILLELKTYRYRGHSMSDPAKYRSRDEVQSVREKSDPIDHLKKELEAAGVGEDELRTLEKDIRAIVTEAADFAEQSPEPEPEELYTDVLVGQY, from the coding sequence TTGGCGAAACCAGCACAGCCACGCGCAGCGGCCAAAAAGGCCGCGCCGCGCAAACCCGCATCTCCAAGGGCGAAAGCCGCCGCGCCGAAACCGGCCGCTGCCGCCGCCACCACCGCGCCGCCGATATCCAACCGCGAACGCCCTGCCGAACCGCAGCGGTACAAGGCGAGCAAGGAGGAGATGCTGGAGTTCTACCGGCAGATGCTGCTGATCCGCCGCTTCGAGGAGAAGGCGGGCCAGCTCTACGGCCTCGGCCTGATCGGCGGTTTCTGCCACCTCTATATCGGCCAGGAGGCCGTCGCGGTCGGCCTGCAGTCGGCGCTCGAGGTGGGCAAGGATTCGGTGATCACCGGCTATCGCGACCATGGCCACATGCTGGCCTATGGCATCGACCCGAAGCTGATCATGGCCGAGCTCACCGGCCGCGCCGCCGGCATCAGCCGCGGCAAGGGCGGATCGATGCACATGTTCTCGGTCGACCACCGCTTCTACGGCGGCCACGGCATCGTCGGCGCGCAGGTCAGCCTCGGCACCGGCCTGGCCTTCAAGCATAAATATGCGGGCGACGGCGGCGTCGCCATGGCCTATTTCGGCGACGGCGCGTCGAACCAGGGCCAGGTCTACGAGAGCTTCAACATGGCCGAGCTGTGGAAGCTCCCGATCATCTTCGTGATCGAGAACAACCAGTACGCCATGGGCACCAGCGTCAACCGTTCCTCGGCCGAGGACCAGCTCTACCGCCGCGGCGAGAGCTTCCGCATCCCCGGCATCCAGGTCGACGGCATGGACGTGCTGGCGGTGCGCGGCGCCGCCGAGGAGGCGGTCGCCTGGGTCCGCGCCGGCAAGGGGCCGATCCTGCTCGAACTCAAGACCTATCGCTATCGCGGCCATTCGATGTCCGACCCGGCCAAGTACCGCTCGCGCGACGAGGTCCAGTCGGTGCGCGAGAAGTCCGACCCGATCGACCATCTCAAGAAGGAGCTGGAAGCGGCGGGCGTCGGCGAGGACGAGCTGCGCACGCTGGAGAAGGACATCCGCGCGATCGTGACCGAGGCGGCCGACTTCGCCGAACAGTCGCCCGAACCCGAGCCCGAAGAGCTCTATACCGACGTGCTGGTGGGACAATATTGA
- a CDS encoding TPR repeat-containing protein (PFAM: TPR repeat-containing protein~SMART: Tetratricopeptide domain protein), producing MKTIHRLATGIAAFSLLSLASAVVAQDAAAPVDPAAAKAAAKARAKQVAAWKAQYGPGPYPDEVETFAQGRQEELRGYYRVLYYDGEHNAVLNYERLGLLSMELGYYGDAEKAFDGALDRIEAFYNKDKQAEKATSATRLEVNKDFKGEPYERAMAYYYRGLLYLRKGDYDNARASFKAAEYQDTVSGEESFQSDFALLTYLQGWASQCAGDGSQAADAFEQAAKIDPRLKVPGPNDNVLVLTELGIGPVKATDGQYQEKLVFRPGAAMPENGAIVTLGAGKTTRAWPLTPAADIYTQASTRGGRAIDGILDGKAQFKSGLETTSALATTVGSSFAQQMGGNALYAQGIGAALSMFSKSVRPTADTRMWDGLPSSIMVGTTRWGAAAPAAAAGKGKKPAPKASLSAGEWSMPSVSMTYRQDDNALDLTGTKPMAASAGKCGIVWARSRSVASLPSEAPGNNAKIALARKRDKDVWAKDEAFRAKLR from the coding sequence ATGAAGACCATCCATCGGCTGGCGACCGGAATCGCCGCTTTCTCGTTGTTGTCGCTCGCCTCCGCCGTCGTGGCGCAGGATGCGGCCGCCCCTGTCGACCCCGCCGCCGCCAAGGCCGCCGCGAAGGCGCGGGCCAAGCAGGTCGCGGCCTGGAAGGCGCAATATGGCCCCGGCCCCTATCCCGACGAGGTCGAGACCTTCGCCCAGGGCCGGCAGGAGGAACTGCGCGGCTATTATCGCGTCCTCTATTATGACGGCGAGCACAACGCCGTGCTCAATTATGAGCGGCTCGGCCTGCTCTCGATGGAGCTCGGCTATTATGGCGACGCCGAGAAGGCGTTCGACGGCGCGCTCGACCGGATCGAGGCCTTCTACAACAAGGACAAGCAGGCCGAGAAGGCGACCTCGGCGACGCGGCTCGAGGTCAACAAGGACTTCAAGGGCGAGCCCTATGAACGGGCGATGGCCTATTATTATCGCGGGCTGCTCTATCTGCGGAAGGGCGACTACGACAATGCCCGCGCCTCGTTCAAGGCGGCCGAATATCAGGACACGGTCTCGGGCGAGGAGAGCTTCCAGTCGGACTTCGCGCTGCTGACCTATCTGCAGGGCTGGGCGTCGCAATGCGCGGGCGACGGCAGCCAGGCCGCCGACGCGTTCGAGCAGGCCGCGAAGATCGATCCCAGGCTCAAGGTGCCGGGGCCCAACGACAATGTCCTGGTGCTGACCGAACTCGGCATCGGCCCGGTCAAGGCGACCGACGGGCAATATCAGGAGAAGCTGGTCTTCCGCCCCGGCGCCGCCATGCCCGAAAATGGCGCGATCGTGACGCTGGGCGCCGGCAAGACGACGCGCGCCTGGCCGCTGACGCCGGCCGCCGACATCTATACCCAGGCGTCGACCCGCGGCGGCCGGGCGATCGACGGCATCCTCGACGGCAAGGCCCAGTTCAAGTCCGGGCTGGAGACGACCAGCGCTCTCGCCACCACCGTCGGCAGCAGCTTCGCCCAGCAGATGGGCGGCAATGCCCTCTATGCGCAGGGGATCGGCGCGGCGCTCAGCATGTTCTCCAAGTCGGTCCGGCCGACCGCCGACACCCGGATGTGGGACGGCCTGCCGTCGAGCATCATGGTCGGCACCACGCGCTGGGGCGCCGCCGCGCCGGCCGCCGCCGCCGGCAAGGGCAAGAAGCCCGCGCCCAAGGCTTCGCTGAGCGCCGGCGAGTGGAGCATGCCGTCGGTCAGCATGACCTATCGCCAGGACGACAATGCGCTCGACCTGACGGGGACCAAGCCGATGGCGGCCAGCGCCGGCAAGTGCGGCATCGTCTGGGCCCGCTCGCGCAGCGTGGCGAGCCTGCCGTCCGAGGCGCCCGGCAACAACGCCAAGATCGCGCTGGCGCGCAAGCGGGACAAGGACGTGTGGGCCAAGGACGAGGCCTTCCGCGCGAAGCTGCGCTAG